The DNA region AGTGGATAGGTCCTCTTCCCTGTCCACCAAAATGGATTCCTCAGCTTTGTGAGGGTCCTGTCTATAAATATCCTGGATTTACAGAGTGACTGACAGCCACGGACAGCTGCAGCCACCAGCCAACCAACCCGTGGAGACTATCCACAGCAATCTGAGCAGCCCTGTGAACACTAACAGTCCTGCTCTGTTGTGGGGAGTAAGTAGGGTGCCCACGAAACCCAACCAGGACAAGGAGACAGAATAAAATGGCTGCCCTGACTATAGACCCGGTGGAGCAGCCTCGCATGTACCAACAGACTCTGCTTCAGGACGGACTGTGTGACCTCTTGGAGAATGACAGGTTTGTGGACTGTGTCCTCAAAATTCAGGACAAGGAGTTCCCCTGCCACCGCTTGGTTTTGGCAGCCAGCAGCCCCTTCTTCAAGGCCATGTTCCTGTCTGACCTGGAGGAAAGCAAAAAGCGTGAGATTGTCCTCAAAGACGTGGAGCCAGGTATTATGGGGATGATCCTGCGCTACTTATACACCTCTGACATTAATCTGACAGAACAGAACGTCCAGGATATCTTCATGATTGCTAACATGTACCAGATCCCCTCCAtcttctctgtatgtgtgtcctaCCTCCAAGAGAAGCTGGTGCTCGGAAACTGCTTGGCTATCTTCAGGCTGGGACTGCTGCTGGATTGTCCCAGGCTTACTCTGACTGCTAGGGAGTTCATCTGTGAACGCTACCAGGTTGTTGTCAGGGACCACGACTTCCTGCAGCTGGGCCCGAGCGAGCTGGCCATCATCATCACGTCAGACGCCCTCAACGTTGAGCGGGAGGAGCTGGTGTTTGAATCCCTGATGGACTGGGTCAGACATGATGAGACAAACCGCGTTAAGGACCTGCCTGAGCTGTTGCACTGCGTCCGTTTCAGGCTCATACCTTTGGATTACTTCAAAGAGAAAGTAGAGAATCACCGGTACATCCGGTTCAGCCAGGAGATCAAGAAGGACCTGGATCTCGTCAAGGATGCTTACAGAGGATGTCTCCCAAATCCCAGGAAGCCCAGCAGTGACAGGGCACAGGGGGGAGAGGGAAGTGAGGAGGACGACGATGAGGAGGAAGGTTACCTGCCGGGTATACTCAACAACAACCCTCGCTTTGGGATGTTTGAGTTGGACCTTATACTAATGATCAGTGACACAGGGACTGTGGCCTATGAACCGGTAGAAAATGAATGCTTCGTGGTCTCAGAGTCTACAGAAATTCCCAAGAACCACTGCAGCTTGGTGACCAATCAGAACCAGGTGTTTGTTGTTGGAGGACTTCTCTACAACGAGGAAGACAAAGATGAACCATTCAGCTCTTACTTCCTACAGGTAGTGTATGAGTCATGAGAACCATCAGTAGAAACATTTGACTTTTCTCTTAatttctcttcctgtaaaacacGACGAATGTTTGCTGAAACCTGCTTCTACAAAATGCTGAATGCTTGTGCCTCTCATTCCTCACATATCAATGTTTTCACATATCGTTGTTTTCATCCGCAGTTTGACCCAGTAAGTTCAGAATGGTTAGGGATGCCCTCACAACCCAGCCCTCGCTGTCTGTTTGGCCTGACTGAAGCTGAAAACTCCATCTTTGTTGTTGGAGGAAAGGAACTGAAAGACGGCGAGCACGCCCTGGACTCAGTCATGATCTATGACAGACAGTAAGTAAGGATAACAAATGTAATATGGAACTTTAAAATGATAGTCAATTTTGTATCCATTATCTAAATGAAAACACTTAGCTATTGCAAGGGATGTCTTTTCTGGAAATAAATCCTATTGTTCACTAATCGAGCCTCCTTTTAGTGCATTCAAATAGTCAGTAATTCCTATTCAATGCAATAAAGTGTAAAACCATCGCTCGTCGCATAGTCACATTAAAGGCATTACATATATTTCTAGATATAGCAATTTATGCCACATGAAAGGAGTATTTCATCTCTGTCCTTTTGAAAACCATCTATCttcaaaatgtcatgaaaaacagctgttttcagctttgtgacaatgcattttccacCTGTTTCTTTGGGTTTTTAATTGGTTTATTTAGTCTAAACAGTTGGTCGACGTTTAACCATTTAATCattcagtttatctgaaaaattcTAAATCACCAAATCTGGAGATAcatctttgtttgtcttttgacaACAACATGGCTTCTTGAACTCCTGAGCATttgcatcattttttaaatcagaattgCTGCTGCATGAATCTTTAGATTCACCTTTATCATCTACAGGATCAATTCATGATGATATATTCTCTTTTTTGCACACAGGTCGTTCAAATGGGGAGAGTCTGACCCTCTGCCTTATGAAGTGTATGGCCATGGAACCGTGTCACACAAAGGTCTTGTTTATGTCATTGGAGGAAAGTCTGAAAGCAAGTATGTGGCACTCCAAGTAGTCTGTACGATACTTTACCATTTGGTTACACCTCTGGATTGCATTTTCACACTGTGTGTCCATCAATTGATATTCCTCGATCACTACCTGTACAGTGTGAAATACAATCATTTTGTAACCGCAGGTCTCACTTTGGATTCCACAGAGAATTTGACATTTAAGAACTAAACCACTAAGTATTTAAAGGGGCAgtaatttagtattgcacttctaaataagacggtgtagtccctcattcgtccaggagtgttctatcgtaattttttcacaattgagaatgacttccggatgggagccgaaacgtcttgattctgaaaacagtgtccagatgactacgactgaaaccttttctacgatattgcACTTCTGTAAAGtcgggggactcacaagagacagatttaaaaacaatggtCAAAATCGAGGCAGCAGaaaccgagagagagagacatcctgacttttaatctCTAGTATGtgtcaagctccaaaaaatcctgcacttcccataatgcaactcaacacCATCTTTCATCAGATCCTCCCTGCCTCCTAAATGCTCACTTGTtttaaactccacacctccagtttgtaatgcaggctttacaggctgagtagtatCCCCTTTAACACactgtattaaatgttttatgtagGAAATGCATGAGAAGAGTCTGTGTCTACAACCCCACTAAGTTTGAGTGGAAGGACCTGGCTCCTCTGAAGACGGCCCGCTCCCTGTTTGGTATCACCGTCCACAAAGACCAGATCTTTGTGGTGACAGGGGTCACAGATGCAGGCCTTACCAGCTCTGTGGAGGTCTACGACATTGCCACCAACAAGTGAGACAACTGTTTTTTATATGACCCACTTTATCGCATCGTTATGAGGTGAAGCATATGTCCACAGTAGTGAAATGACTCATTCAGCGTGAATAGCAGATCATTAGGTCATAAAATAGCACTCGTTGTACTCCTGTGGGTATCATACAGTAATATAGCAGCTTATTTAACACCATcatcatttcctgtgtgtgtgtgtgtgtgtgtgtgtgtgtgtgtgtgtgtgtgtgtgtgtgtgtgtgtgtgtgttattgtccTGTTGTGCACCAGGTGGTCTGACTTCACAGAGTTCCCTCAGGAACGCAGCTCTCTCAATCTGATCTCGATGGGAGGTTTCCTGTACGCTTTGGGGGGCTTTGCCATGATGCCCAGTGAAACCAGTGAGGAGCCCGTCCCAACAGAGATGACTGACATCTGGAGGTGAGAGCCCCCTTCATTCGGGTTTAATTAATAACCATCaaagataagtctggtgatatttgtttttctaattgtcaacaaatcccattaaagaccaaaaccaacaattaattgatactaacaagtattgcctgttGGCCAAAGCCTCATATAGCGTATTCCtcgtgccatagagctccacaGAGGAAGCTCCTTTCATACTCACTcaagcaccaaatgtgtattaatccgcagctgaaaatagacCCCCCAAAATGCACTATTATCGCCTGTTtaaataatgttgttttttttccccatttgttTTAGAGtcggttttgtttttttcatgaaatttgttgccaataagaaaaacatagaataacACCGGTCTTATAATATGTTACAATAATGACTGCATTCCAGTTAGGTgttccagggtcctggtattgtgcatgttaGCTCGCTGTCACATCATACTGGCATGCCCAAATGGAACTGAACCATCATTATTAATGTGCCTTTCtttctatgacaagtcaaaatgtattctgtgaaaaaggtttatttctaaacatatacacataaagTTCATTAGGTTCTAAAATGGAGGGGAAAATAAAAATCCTTGACTCCAAAAATTTACTTCCTATACTTTTCCATTCTTTTCCTATACTATAATTAATGGAGCAACACCTTTCATGTCAAATCATTCCCTGTAGATGAAAGGCATTGAGATTGCATTTGGCATTACTGTACTATCTTATGATGCTATAAGATCACCAAACACTACAATATTTATGTTTCCCACAGGTATGATGAGTCAGAGAAGTGCTGGAATGGGATTTTGCGAGAGATTAGCTATGCAGAGGGATCCACTATTCTTCCAGTGCGTCTCAACACTCTGCGCCTCACCAAGTTataactgaactgaattgttGGTGCCATGAGGCTAATGATGTAACATTAGCATGGAAGTAAACAAGTGTACTCATTGTGGACATTGGCTCAAAATTGTCTTGGGGTGCAGAATGTTTCAGGGTAACAACTGAATTTGGTctctgaagatgaaaaaaagtgttgtgAAATCAGCATCAAattgttttatcttgtgttttacAGCAGGGGGAGACAGACACATGCTAAGTCTAAGTGAAAGTTGAGGTGAACAACATGCGTTAGAATATCACACCAAATTTATTTGAtaaaaagtgttaaaatgttgatttgtacatctgttgttttttttttgctatattatttcataaatgttctttattgcctgtttgctttatttaaagcagaaataaagatAAGGGTTGATTGTATTGCTTTAAGTGACGAGTCTCACTTTTAGTTGGAACAACACAGAAGGCCTGTCCACAGTGCAAATGGTTTTATTCATCGTCATCTGACATTTTTACAGCTGATTCCACATACTGTGCAGCGCACCATATTTACACAAGATTTACATGGCAACAAATAAGAGACACTTTATTGACATTATACAAATAGCATGAGTGAGGAACGTAGAGTattaaatgtaaacactgaTTGCCAGTTGACACCTGAGCACTATTAGTCATCACCACAAAACACATCATAAACCAATTCTTTAGCGGTATTTACAGTTTCACATTATATAGTGTGATATTATATACATGTGTGACAATAAGTCTGAGGTACTTTCAGTAAGTTTAAGTTCAGTTTCCATTTTACACACACTggtacaacaaaaagtaaaCATCAAACTTCAACATGACTCCCACATGAAAGGTGACACTGTCACTGCCTCTACACATTACCgtctgaaaatgtcttttttgacCAGGAGGtcacttaaaataaatgtttgaaaacattattaaacacacacacacacacacacacacacccagagagagagagagagagtgagacagagggtAAAACAATCATCATGCGTAGTGCCATTAGCTTAATACATCCTATTACATCAAACAAGAATAAGAATCTACAGCCAAGCTAGCATCTGTGTGAGGCAGTGCTTTGAGTTtaatgccagcatgctaacatgctcacaatgacaatgctaacatgctgatgtttagatggtataatgtttatcatgttcactatcttagtttagcgtgttagcatgctagcgtttgctaattagcactaaacacaaagtacaactttgtgtttagtgcgaGGCTGTGCTAGTTTTGCATCTATTTAGTATagataaatcaaagtattgcaCAAATTGAATTTTTTTACCTGTTGACAGTGCTAAATAAAAAGTTAAGGCATAACCATAATAATTCCAATTCATCTGGGTTTGGAActtgaatgtctgaacaaacgTTCATCCAgtagctgttgagacatttcactcaaaaccacaaatgtgaaccttatggtggtgctagaggaaaagtcattaggattcatctacTGGGAATAATGGACGTCTGTAAAAATATATCCATCTTATAGATGATGATATTTCACTAGATAAGTGGAAACTTTGACCAGCTGGAggcgctagataaaa from Siniperca chuatsi isolate FFG_IHB_CAS linkage group LG13, ASM2008510v1, whole genome shotgun sequence includes:
- the klhl40a gene encoding kelch-like protein 40a — protein: MAALTIDPVEQPRMYQQTLLQDGLCDLLENDRFVDCVLKIQDKEFPCHRLVLAASSPFFKAMFLSDLEESKKREIVLKDVEPGIMGMILRYLYTSDINLTEQNVQDIFMIANMYQIPSIFSVCVSYLQEKLVLGNCLAIFRLGLLLDCPRLTLTAREFICERYQVVVRDHDFLQLGPSELAIIITSDALNVEREELVFESLMDWVRHDETNRVKDLPELLHCVRFRLIPLDYFKEKVENHRYIRFSQEIKKDLDLVKDAYRGCLPNPRKPSSDRAQGGEGSEEDDDEEEGYLPGILNNNPRFGMFELDLILMISDTGTVAYEPVENECFVVSESTEIPKNHCSLVTNQNQVFVVGGLLYNEEDKDEPFSSYFLQFDPVSSEWLGMPSQPSPRCLFGLTEAENSIFVVGGKELKDGEHALDSVMIYDRQSFKWGESDPLPYEVYGHGTVSHKGLVYVIGGKSESKKCMRRVCVYNPTKFEWKDLAPLKTARSLFGITVHKDQIFVVTGVTDAGLTSSVEVYDIATNKWSDFTEFPQERSSLNLISMGGFLYALGGFAMMPSETSEEPVPTEMTDIWRYDESEKCWNGILREISYAEGSTILPVRLNTLRLTKL